The Onthophagus taurus isolate NC chromosome 6, IU_Otau_3.0, whole genome shotgun sequence region GGGTATCCAGCATACCACTAACAAGTTTGACAAGGAAGATGCAGTCAGAAACAACTCGACGTTGCCGCAGAGACTATAAGTTGAAGACTACGTAACGCCTGTCGTAATCGCAGTAAGGAAGATGTATATGTGCCATATGTGCCAAATAACGTACAAAGCGTCGCTGATTAGCTTATTACTACGATCACGATACACACCGCATACATGGGTTTTCATATTACAGAACCATCACATATATGGAGTACACTGTTGACAAATGCTAAGTAAAGGGtttttatacacaaaaaattcatgaaatttttacTGACTGATAACAAATCCCAATTTACGGTGAGATTTCTTTATCATAAATTCAATATGATCATGAAATCGCAATTTGGAATCCAATATGATGCCAAAATCTTTTACTTTATCCGTGGACCGGATACCAGTACCGTTAAAGCTGTAAGGAAAGTTGAGAGGATACCGTTTCCaagtaaatgtaattttttagcATTTGTCATAATTTAGGTAAAGATTATTGAAGCAACAGTAGTCATGCAGGTGGTCACGATCTTCCTGTAGTCTAAGACAGTCCAGATTAGACCCGATCCTTTTGAATGTTTTATTATCGTCAACATAGAGTAAAAAcgtagaaaatttaaaacaagaagaaatatCGTTTATGTACATTACAAATAGTAAGGGTCCAAGATGACTACCCTGAGGCACACGGGAGGTGATATGTTTGTAACCAGATACAAAGCTACCAATCCTGACCGCATGACTTCTGTTAGGTAAATATGATAGAATTTAGTGAACAAGACCATCTGGAATATCAAAGTAGAAAAGTTTCTGTACAAAACTAGTATGACCGATTTTGTCGAAGGTTTTGGAGTAGTCGGTGTAGATTGCGTCAATCTGAGTATCCTCGGTTAAAGCAGAATGAATAAAGTTTACATAGGACAACAGATTAGACTCCACCGATCGCCCAGACAGGAAACAATGTTGTTCCTTGATTATAGAGTGAGAAATAGGGAGACTAAGATATTCGtggataattttttcaaagacATTGGGGATAGCTAAAAGAATAGAAATAGGACGGTAATTCGATACCAACTGTTTATCACCGGATTTAAATATTGGAATAACGGAAGCCGTTTTCCACATACTTGGGAAAACACCTTCAAGTAAGAACTTCGAAAAAATATGAAGCAGTGGTGTAGACAGCTCAGTAGTAAATTcttttaagaataaagttggaATACCATCCCGACCAGGGTTAGAAGACCGGTCAAGATGATAGGACGAGATATAACATACTATCTTGATAAAGTGCCGGTTGGTAGTCGAATTCATTCAGTATTTTCTTCTATTCTGCTTTAcgcaatttattttcttttcgcTGATTGGGCAATACATATGCTGCGGATTTTAATTTGTAGATAATGGATGGTAGTAAGTTGCTGTGGGGGCATTGTACATATCATTAAGAGAATTTGGATGTCTCCTGATAGCTAAACCATACTAAACCGTTAGCTTTTTTCACCaagtttttatgtttttttcatATCTCTCAGTCGTGCACGATGCGCGCGccacatacattttttttttaccgtaAAGTTGTCGCGATAAGGAATCATAGTCTACAAGGCATTAAAAGTTGCTGTATCTCTATCACCAATATAAAGCCCCTCTTCTAATAAGTTCCATCGCCGGACACAGTTATTTCTAGTACAAAATTGCCGTTTTCagcatttttcatttcttctaTTGCTTTTTTCTTCTATACATCAAATACCTTCTATacaaataattgattttattaagttaaCACAAATAAAATTCAAGGATTTTGTCGACAACAGCTGGGTTTACTATTATTCCTCTTACGTTTCCTGCGTATATCTATACCCgacaaattttctttcttttttggcTTATCAGCACGTTAAAAGTTCGCAGACTACTGAACGATTCTCGCGAACTGTGTATGCTGAGCGAAATAATACAGATAAATTGAATCCTGTTCTTAGAGAAGGTTTAATCATCACACCGAAATCTGTTCATCTTGCTTCAACAATGCGCCCGATTACAGCCCCCGATATATGGAAAGGAATTACAGTGAATTAAATACATACTCGGAAATCTACAGTATTACATACATACacctttatttaaatttcatttacgaTTTAAACGTCCACCGttttgatatatattttttgtaattcgcgacggtaacgaaagctctaacagtactcaaacgggtgctgtaatgagactccttacagcatccgatgctgtaatgagattttagtaacattttatggaaccagttcaagttggtgacattgggtcattaatttttctagttgttaatgtgacaatttttgtctatggatgtttaaataaacacgttcttagcatcgaatgcaaggtccacaatgatgaggacattgaacactgaacaatttctcttattttgggaggtgtacatgaaacatttttttcaggtgaatacattttgtgttttgacagtttataattgtcaattcaaatttatattttcaagtgttacggtgttaccaactgctgcatacctatttccctacattgtcaaaatttatttatttttgttaaaaaaaaaggataaaaacgcgaattacaaaaaatagcataaaaaacacgtttcataagacttaaagcactcattcattaaagaactcgtggcttcgccactcgtttttcaacttgaattcgtgcatttcaagcgtgtcttacgaaacttgttttttaatatactattatttgATTCTTGTAACTATTAATTCGAACAACTATCAAAAGTACGtttcaaaagtaacggataaattcgataaaattattataaacaatttaggttagaattttccatttttattacatttcagAAAGAATGATACGTTTAAAATGTACCAAATTAACAATACTTCAGAATTTCGTATTGATTGGCTTggaagtaattaaaaatattatatatcgCAACTTCTCCTTCATAAtcaatattaatgttttagaGTTTAGAAGGAATTGGTTAATCGCTATGGATTACGATTCTTGGTCCTGTGGTATATTTGTTATTCGGAAAATCATGATAAtagtaaatatatttataaaattgtcattttttattacataaaatatatctTGCGTAGGTGCAGTTGTATTAGTACGAGGGAGTCCAGACGAAACGAAACCGTTATTAATGAAGCTAAAAAGGCgatgaaaaatgttaaattaaattcgatttattctaaaatgaaagaaattgaTAGAAGCAACTgtgaataaaaacaataaacgaaataatttagaATGGATTTGTTATAAATGTGTCAAatgattgaattaaaataaatgatttgaaattattaaaattaacatttcataaaaaattaacttcgttttatttattttaatacgaaAAATTACATTGCTGAACGTAATAGTGCTTCCAGAAAAGATTCAGAGTTGCATACAGTGCGtttcaaaagtaacggataaagtcgataaaatcattacaaacaatttatgaaaagaTCGCTGAAAcaggtctaaagatttaaattttttgcaattttttggtgtatattttaaattttttccgccatttttaaacgagttatgacgtcatcgaagttttttttaaatggaacaccccattgtttatatcggaatttgaaagagaatttttttctgaattatgtgcaataaatattaatattggttatataagaaaattttcgagaaaaattaatttaaagtttctttattttccattcatttgatttaaaaaatagtagtagccgtgcgtaaccatggcaaccaaatgttttgatttaaaatttccaagtgtcaaaattcaatttgaaaCAGTGTATTGTGCGTTAATGAGATTATTTTGAGTAGTATTGTGGAGTTTCTTGTGTTAATTGTTGTTATTCATTGTTATTCGTTGTTATTTGTTGCTATTCATCGCTATTCGTTGTTATTTGATCTTATTGTTTATCTATTattggttattttttatttattgactGTTCGATaagtaagaaattaataatgacGCTTACTGAAACTGAAAGAATCGAGATTCTTATGATGATTGGTTTCGGAAATAGAGTCCGAACGTATAACGAAGTCCGTGCGTGTTTAACGAAAAACATCCAAACCGTACTCCAATATCACTATCGACAATAAGTTGAATTGAGAGTAAATTTCGCGAACTTGGTCATGTACGAGATAAACCTAAGACCGGACGTCCACTGGCCTTAAATGAAGACCGTCAATTGGATGTCCTGTTAAGTGTAGAGGAAAATGGGCATTCAAACATCACCAATATTGCtgcaaatttaaatacatcTAGAAGCACAATATCAAGAtttcttaagaaaaaaaaatatcacccCTACAAAGTACACTTGGTGCATGAGCTTTCCGATGACGAGTTTGATCGACGCGTGCAATTCTGCGAAACAATGacggaatttattaaaaacattctattctccgatgaagcaacattttgtttaaatggCACCGTCCATAAGCAAAACTGCCGTTATTGGGCAGTAGAAAATCCCCATTGGAAAGCCGAGGCAAGTACACAGTATCCCCAAAAGGTGAATGTGTGGGCTGGAATAGTGGagaacagaattattggaccGTATTTCTTTAACGGAACAGTAGGCGGCCTTCAATTAGAATTAATTCCAAGtttatttgcaatttttccaaattcaCTACATCCCAGAATTTGGCTACAGCAAGATGGTGCGCCTCCTCATTATGCTCTAGTTGTACTAGAATACCTCAACCAAAAATTTCCCAATCGGTGGATTGGCAGACGCGAACATATTGAATGGCCctttagattattttctttggggttatttaaaatctaaagtttattttaataagccTGATACCTAGAAGAtctaaagcaaaaaattagaGAAGAAATTCAATTAATCGGCCCGGATATGATTCAAAACGTTCAAGAAGCATTTGTCTCCCGATTAAGATTTTGCCTTGCCGCTAACGGCAGCAATTTGAACATTTCAATTAATGATGATTATTGTTTTCTATCGTTCATGTTACTTTTGTAaacttaaagtttaaaaaaaatgtttaatttttgatatctcatttTCTGTTTgcgttttttttaatgcgtTTGATGCAACAAGCTATTGCTACTTTTGTATCTCAAGtacaatagtaataataattaatttaaataaataattcaattcaaattgaattttgacacttgaaaatattaaatcaaaacaattggttgccatggttacgcactgctactgctattttctatatcaaatgaatgagaaataataaaagtttcaattaatttttctccaaaattttgttatgtatccgatattaatatttattgcacataattcagaaaaaaattctctttcaaattcctatataaaaaatggggtgttccatttaaaaaaactttgatgacgtcataactcgtttaaaaatggcggaaaaaatttaaaatatataccaaaaaattgcaaaaaatttaaatctttagacctgTTTCAGCGAtcttttcataaattgtttgtaatgattttatcgactttatccgttacttttgaaaCGCACTGTATGTAGCACTATTACGTTTAGCAATGTaatttttcatattaaaataaataaaacgaagttaattttttatgtaatgttaattttaatcatttcaaatcatttatttcaattcaaTCATTTGACACATTTATAACAAATCCATtctaaattatttcgtttattgtttttattcacAGTTGCTTCTGtcaatttctttcattttagaataaatcgaatttaatttaatatttttcatcgCCTTTTTAGCTTCATTAATAACGGTTTCGTTTCGTCTGGACTCCCTCGTACTAATTACAACTGCACCTACGCAagatatattttatgtaataaaaaatgacaattttataaatatatttactaTTATCATGATTTTCCGAATAACAAATATACCACAGCGACCAAGAATCGTAATCCATAGCGATTAACCAATTCCTTCTAATCtctaaaacattaatattgaTTATGAAGGAGAAGTTGcgatatataatatttttaattacttccAAGCCAATCAATACGAAATTCTGAAGTATTGTTAATTTGATACATTTTAAACGTATCATTCTTTctgaaatgtaataaaaatggaaaattctAACCTTTAATAGAAAACGTCTTATTTACCCATTGTCCCAAAACCGATCTATGGTTATAGTAGCATTACATGGTTTGTCGTCTGATCGCACAACGTAGTAAACACATCTTTTTGTGACTTCTATTTCACTTGCAATTTCTTGAGGGTACCAGTTTCCCATTAtctaaatagaaaattaagaaaaactagaaagtttaaatttttttatataacctgtgctaatttaaaatctttcaCTGTGGGCATACGATAACAAATCTGACCGTATGCTCCCATTTCGATTAATATTCCCATAATAATCACAaggagaaaatatttttgagtcATTTTCATCAACTAACAATTTCACCTTAACCTTTTTTAACGAAACCTGCGTAGTTTTATAAACTACACACCAGATTTTTTgttaccatttaatttttataactaattAGCGTGTTTGAATTTGCTTCGTTAacatgaaatttttttcacgttacaatataaaaattaataataataaggttAGTTACTTTTTactaattaaaattctttttgatatGGAATTTATGAAAACTAAAACGCTTACTAAAAGGCTAGATtcttacaacaaattaaagtttaaacataacccttcaaaatgatgtatttATGTAAGCTCCAATAAAATGCTCTAAAatacttattaaataaaaatatcccaAGTACTCAAGTTCGAACTAGTCATTTGTAACATACTACTGATAAGTCGTATACCGAGAGCTTACGGAAGGGCTTTCTACTGTGGTAAAGGTTGTTTAAAAGACTTTACCACAATTAAAAACTCTTtgtctttttctttataaataaattatattttacatATGTTATAACTTTCGATACAAGATACGAAGTGAATGAAGTATATCAAATTCTCAAGTCTATtactttcgtttttctttgttttttggTAACTcgatctttttaaaataaaatatcaaaatatatcGTAGTGCATTTGGATTTTAGGGAGTAGATTTTGCtatagagattttttataTAGAGCTGCTATATAAGCTCATAAGAATCATGTCATACCAGACCACTATAAACTTATCGGAAACATGCTGTGCGACACATACTTCTGCGTAACGCTGGGAACCAAGatgagaaaacaaaaaaaattgaacatgGCTCCGTTCTTGAACCCAtacgttttaatttatacacATCAGATCTAACAACCACAAGGGCAAGAAAATGTATCTATGCCAATGATATAACACTCGCTGCCCAACAAAAATGGATTGAGTGCACTGAAGATATCCTCTCTAATAATCTGAGAGCTATGGTGAATAACACCTAACCTGAAAAAAACAGAGGTGAGCCTTCCACCTGAATAATAGGAGACTCCACCGAGAGACTCCAGGTCAGTTTTATAACATAACGCTGCAGCACCAAGATTTCCCTAAATACTTAGGCATCACGTTGGACAAATCACTCTGGTTAAGAAAAAACGTCCAGAGAACACATTTGCGAAAATCTGAACTCGCGATAATATCACATAAAAACTCTGCTGCTCTACATGGGGTGTCGCAAAAACTACGCTGCGATGTTCTACCCAGTCACTGGTTTTCGCTTCAGACAGAACCATTCAACAATATCCCAGTACATCGTACTATAGATGTTACAAAGAGAGCactcaaaaaataacaagttAACTCTGTAAAGTTAAACAAAAGGATGCATATTTAGACataaaggaaaagaaaataagcTACTGTATGTCTTGTATACCGGACCTACACTAGGTTGGTATTGCTCGTAGTGAGACTAAATATCACTGCTTTCAAtcaatataagtacgaaggctttcgcGGCCGGtatgaattaaactaaaattagaactaaaactagaagtaacactagaaactttcgggttttgccgtgcgtcttttcaGAAAAGGTTTAACGTTTCAGATGCCATGTTGTAACCCGAAGTGactcacttcgaaccagtttctgaagaatgTTGCAACAAGTTTAGCATATAGCCGGCCATAGTACTATATGTGAATTGACCAAAAGTTGGAACATAAAATCAAATGCCTTCTACCGTGAGTGTGATTTACATTTTTCTGACAAATTTCTCCACTCTTTTCTGTTCCGGCCATCTCTCTTACTCATTCCAGCTCCTTCTCGGACTACCTCTCATCCGTCGTGCTTCCGCTCCAGTATTCAAGACTT contains the following coding sequences:
- the LOC111418292 gene encoding uncharacterized protein, whose translation is MTQKYFLLVIIMGILIEMGAYGQICYRMPTVKDFKLAQIMGNWYPQEIASEIEVTKRCVYYVVRSDDKPCNATITIDRFWDNGKNDTFKMYQINNTSEFRIDWLGKIRRNWLIAMDYDSWSLWYICYSENHDNSAVVISTRESRRNETVINEAKKAMKNIKLNSIYSKMKEIDRSNCE